The Methanothermobacter tenebrarum genome window below encodes:
- a CDS encoding response regulator, giving the protein MKSVLIVEDDAIVALDLKSRIEKLGYKVIGSVASGQEALNKITETRPDLVIMDIVLRGKMDGIEVAEKIKDLKIPIVFLTAYSDPETIKRARKAGAYGYLLKPYDDNSLKVAIKTALKRYEADIRDLLKAPSPDVTEVAETPNILLVEDDAIIAADFEEKLKDAGFNVVGVEVTGEQAVKTASKLKPDVVIMDVVLKGKMDGIKAAKIIQGDYDIPVIYLTAYSDDKTLSRILESEPYGYLVKPCNIEQLKAEIQVVLETFHETKEYSKRMHDITVTKAEEMKIEKTAVFFVSSIIISLAIYGFISRDMTWLMYVLFIPVSYSLLYFVSSFKKPNRPSNGEMPMVSILVPAHNEENTIRECVESLSRLDYHLNGSRNYEIIVINDGSTDGTGAILKELVKEHKHLHVVTRKAPFAFNGKGYALNDGLTLANGDIIAVFDADARVRPDFLKKIIPYFEGENVAGVQSRVRMYNADKNLLTKMQDIEFAIFGNLIMRSRMNMGVSAFLGGNGQLVRKDIIKEVGGWDGYAATEDLNLTVKLMLKGYYVRYCPEAEVWQEAVPEWPAFFKQRTRWLTGNLETLFVYLPPVIDAPIPIRMKIDSIFYLFSLLFIGFVMLGYIVFILNIGGFTMGMRAPFIIGLISTIAFFPLTITGIKRDGYSIPRSIILSIEYWAYCLYLLPLFLIATAHIIRRSEKRWAKTRHIGN; this is encoded by the coding sequence ATGAAAAGTGTGTTGATAGTGGAAGATGATGCAATCGTAGCCCTTGACCTCAAATCAAGAATCGAAAAACTAGGCTATAAGGTCATTGGGAGCGTGGCATCAGGCCAAGAGGCCCTTAATAAAATAACAGAGACAAGACCAGATCTCGTTATCATGGACATCGTGCTAAGAGGGAAGATGGATGGCATAGAGGTGGCTGAGAAAATAAAAGATTTAAAGATTCCCATAGTATTCTTAACAGCATATTCTGACCCTGAAACTATTAAAAGGGCTAGAAAGGCGGGAGCATATGGTTATCTTTTGAAGCCATATGATGACAATTCACTCAAGGTCGCCATCAAAACAGCCCTTAAAAGATATGAGGCTGATATCAGAGACTTGCTTAAAGCACCATCACCTGATGTTACTGAAGTGGCTGAAACTCCTAATATACTCTTGGTTGAGGATGACGCGATTATCGCCGCAGATTTCGAGGAAAAACTCAAAGATGCAGGGTTTAATGTTGTGGGAGTTGAAGTTACGGGTGAACAGGCTGTTAAAACCGCTTCCAAGCTTAAACCAGACGTTGTTATCATGGATGTTGTACTAAAAGGAAAAATGGATGGTATAAAAGCCGCCAAGATTATACAAGGAGATTATGATATTCCAGTCATCTACCTCACAGCATACTCTGATGATAAGACACTTTCAAGGATACTTGAAAGCGAACCATATGGATATCTTGTTAAACCATGTAACATTGAACAGCTAAAGGCCGAAATCCAAGTAGTGCTTGAAACATTCCATGAAACAAAAGAGTATTCAAAGAGAATGCACGATATTACCGTGACTAAAGCCGAGGAGATGAAAATAGAAAAGACCGCTGTATTCTTTGTTTCATCTATTATAATATCCCTTGCGATTTATGGTTTTATCTCAAGGGACATGACATGGCTAATGTATGTTCTCTTCATCCCAGTTTCCTACAGCTTACTATACTTCGTATCCAGTTTCAAAAAGCCTAATAGGCCATCCAATGGTGAAATGCCAATGGTGAGCATTCTTGTACCAGCCCATAATGAGGAGAACACTATAAGAGAGTGTGTTGAAAGCCTATCGAGGCTAGATTATCATTTGAATGGTAGTAGGAATTATGAGATCATTGTTATCAATGATGGTTCCACTGACGGTACAGGTGCAATCCTCAAAGAACTTGTAAAAGAACATAAACATCTCCATGTGGTCACTAGGAAGGCTCCATTCGCATTTAATGGTAAAGGATATGCTCTCAATGATGGTCTTACACTTGCAAATGGTGATATCATAGCAGTCTTTGATGCGGATGCAAGGGTCCGGCCAGACTTTCTGAAGAAGATCATACCGTATTTTGAAGGCGAGAATGTTGCGGGTGTGCAGTCACGTGTGCGAATGTACAATGCTGATAAGAATCTGCTCACGAAAATGCAGGATATTGAATTCGCGATTTTTGGCAACCTCATAATGAGGTCAAGGATGAACATGGGAGTATCAGCATTCCTTGGAGGTAACGGACAACTTGTCAGAAAGGATATAATTAAAGAAGTGGGTGGCTGGGACGGATATGCAGCCACAGAAGACCTCAACCTTACGGTGAAGTTAATGCTCAAAGGCTATTATGTAAGGTACTGTCCGGAAGCAGAAGTTTGGCAAGAGGCCGTACCGGAGTGGCCCGCTTTTTTCAAGCAAAGAACTAGATGGCTTACAGGTAACCTTGAAACACTCTTTGTTTATCTTCCACCTGTGATTGATGCTCCAATACCGATACGCATGAAAATAGATTCCATATTCTACCTTTTCTCTCTACTCTTTATAGGTTTTGTCATGCTTGGCTATATTGTCTTCATATTAAACATCGGGGGATTTACAATGGGCATGAGAGCACCTTTTATTATTGGCTTAATATCTACAATAGCTTTCTTCCCCCTCACCATAACAGGTATAAAAAGGGATGGGTATAGCATACCCCGTAGTATAATCTTATCAATAGAGTATTGGGCTTACTGTCTCTACCTTTTACCTTTATTTTTGATAGCCACAGCCCATATTATAAGAAGAAGTGAAAAAAGGTGGGCTAAAACAAGACACATAGGCAATTAA
- a CDS encoding cobaltochelatase subunit CobN translates to MKRLTLIISVFITIAMINTISAAEVNGQIKEIYNETNGTYTSLDNAIPVENATIQIKYNGKIINETKTDKNGQYTIAFTPMTKPVELEISYLNYKKVTYTIHGTCTINHTFMPDIAIISSAPEKAKILASLNNRRIIYHDMWNPSSQANDWILEYVNFAYLDMAMPGTGWGDSWYPYLLRSPANKNYMIAAAFGYPTDTDNDPYGGTGLHLLKGNDTNDTPDTIENTYIASYWALATGTAARENLENMIKYIYYLLNETDYNPVEHGEGPIMSNPDWGLYHPDYGVAGIIPTRDQIKNWIETNPGLTPPYDSLKWIDQNYTSWSNEQRLNLYKEFGKWYNQTKNITGPFIIVIGYSPSPVVDAIIREAEKNGRAAFCLYQGATNPPITSFLEEIITGKALGRDVNAIISLYSWSLNYANLPNGGALQELTILDIPVIKGVQLYDNSSLTNPLGAQYEWTWQVTIPSFEGVFSPIVVSYTDPSTMDEIPIDSGVKKIVNIADKWAKLKEFENNTKKLAIIVYNYPPGKDGLTASYLDVFQSLHDLLIKLKEKGYTTGNIPSPEELYTLLVECGNKGTWAKPLLEQYLSKHRPSLEENGQLISLETYLKWFNELPEKLKEEVIMKWGEPPGEVMTINGTIVIPGIILGNIFIGIQPSRGWEEVQNYHESYLPPHHQYIAFYKWIEKTFKANAMIHLGTHGTLEWLPGRMIGLTEEDWPFQLTNLPNIYPYIVSNPGEGLVAKDRSNALIIDHMTPAMVQGGLYGDLIEIHDLIHQYNNALKVGNLQILPELENGIKTKASKLGFNMSDDFKQALEELHLRLHEIENDIIPLGLHSLGKILSGEELVEEVFTITSSRSDFLENVKRKLYPSIAIGYPEMSNDASYEDEVKNIKETAKEWIRSIINGTIPVGIEANDLEFINDTINKIRANKEWQNLLDALNGGFVEPGLAGDPAWNDVLPTGVNFYAANPKKMPTKAAWETAKKIVDKLLADYYKVHGKFPELVGMVMWGTELLRTDGLAIAEFLYLLGVKPEWNSNGDVKPEPVLMSPSELKIVIDGVEMQRPRVDVFVTAVTGYQGWIDLMNRAVELAVSANDTINYVKRHYDECQSLDRVFGLRGLVLEGTGVSDLLPNTSKWEATSELADVYLSRVSYAWKSTATGISIQQNKGTFQYLLKNMDLMTQNLDSTWRLLDTDDYYDWFGGMLLASRQLGGNPETSLVDIRNKNNIATRSIKEEIELEIRSQLLNPKYMDSLLSSPSGWMEYASRYKNAFAVAVTSNSISEQLWTQMAENLLTPRFGAPGPYGAFAVQSMIGWVLEANRRGIWTPSNSGLVTKLVDKYIEIANQYGVVCCHHTCSNIVFNQWIVSVSSLNSAALQKFVGVFGAVTGVGITVPGQASTGTPGTPGAPGPSPGYTGTTGTGSQVSGRVGTFGTATLGVVAAGAAGSAGSSSGGPGKTGKVFEVSASQSGGSGSQMPFYALLGVIGIVALIGAGYFLKGHGKL, encoded by the coding sequence ATGAAAAGACTAACTTTGATTATCTCAGTTTTCATCACTATCGCCATGATAAACACAATATCAGCCGCCGAAGTTAACGGCCAAATCAAAGAAATCTACAATGAAACAAACGGAACATACACAAGCCTAGATAATGCCATACCAGTCGAAAATGCAACAATACAAATAAAATACAACGGAAAAATCATAAATGAGACAAAAACCGACAAAAACGGCCAGTATACCATCGCATTCACCCCCATGACAAAACCGGTAGAATTGGAAATATCCTACCTCAACTACAAAAAAGTCACATACACCATACATGGAACTTGCACAATAAACCATACATTCATGCCAGATATCGCCATAATAAGTTCAGCACCGGAAAAAGCAAAGATACTCGCATCATTAAACAATAGACGCATAATATACCATGACATGTGGAATCCTAGTTCCCAAGCCAATGATTGGATACTAGAATATGTGAACTTCGCATACCTTGACATGGCAATGCCAGGCACAGGATGGGGCGACTCATGGTACCCATACCTTCTCAGAAGTCCTGCGAACAAAAATTATATGATAGCAGCAGCATTCGGCTATCCCACAGACACAGACAACGACCCCTATGGTGGTACAGGACTACACCTACTCAAAGGAAATGACACCAACGACACACCAGACACCATAGAAAACACCTACATAGCAAGTTATTGGGCCCTCGCCACTGGAACAGCAGCAAGAGAAAACCTCGAAAACATGATAAAATACATATACTACCTCCTCAACGAGACAGATTACAACCCAGTTGAGCATGGTGAAGGGCCAATAATGTCAAACCCAGACTGGGGATTATACCATCCTGATTATGGCGTGGCAGGGATCATTCCCACAAGAGATCAGATAAAAAATTGGATAGAAACAAACCCTGGACTGACACCACCATACGACAGCCTAAAATGGATAGACCAAAACTATACAAGCTGGTCAAATGAACAACGCTTGAACCTCTACAAAGAATTCGGAAAATGGTACAACCAGACAAAAAACATCACAGGACCATTCATTATCGTGATAGGCTACTCACCATCCCCAGTGGTTGATGCAATAATCAGAGAAGCCGAAAAAAATGGGAGAGCCGCCTTCTGCCTCTACCAGGGTGCAACTAATCCACCTATAACATCATTCCTAGAAGAAATTATAACTGGCAAAGCCCTTGGAAGGGACGTAAATGCAATAATATCATTATACTCTTGGTCTTTGAACTATGCCAACCTCCCCAATGGAGGCGCGCTCCAAGAACTTACAATACTGGATATTCCAGTGATCAAAGGCGTGCAACTATATGACAATTCAAGTCTCACCAACCCCCTCGGAGCACAATACGAATGGACATGGCAAGTTACAATACCAAGCTTCGAAGGCGTATTCTCACCAATCGTTGTATCATACACAGACCCAAGTACAATGGACGAAATACCAATAGATTCAGGTGTTAAAAAAATAGTGAACATAGCTGATAAATGGGCGAAATTAAAAGAATTTGAAAACAACACCAAAAAATTGGCTATCATAGTATACAATTATCCGCCTGGAAAGGATGGGCTCACAGCATCCTACCTTGACGTCTTCCAAAGTCTACACGACCTACTCATCAAACTCAAAGAAAAAGGGTACACAACAGGCAATATCCCATCCCCAGAAGAACTCTACACACTATTGGTAGAATGTGGCAATAAAGGTACATGGGCAAAACCACTACTCGAACAATACCTCTCAAAACATAGACCCAGCTTGGAAGAAAACGGACAACTCATAAGCCTTGAAACATATCTTAAATGGTTCAATGAACTCCCAGAAAAACTGAAAGAAGAAGTTATCATGAAATGGGGAGAGCCACCAGGGGAAGTGATGACAATAAATGGGACAATAGTAATCCCAGGGATAATCCTAGGGAACATCTTCATAGGTATACAGCCAAGCCGCGGATGGGAAGAAGTGCAAAACTACCATGAATCATACTTGCCACCCCACCACCAATACATAGCATTCTACAAATGGATAGAAAAAACCTTCAAAGCAAACGCCATGATACACCTCGGAACCCACGGAACACTCGAATGGCTCCCAGGCCGCATGATAGGACTAACAGAGGAAGACTGGCCATTCCAACTCACAAACTTGCCGAACATTTACCCCTACATTGTCTCCAATCCTGGTGAAGGACTCGTGGCAAAAGACAGGAGCAATGCACTTATAATAGACCACATGACCCCTGCGATGGTCCAAGGTGGCCTCTATGGGGATCTTATCGAAATCCACGATCTTATACACCAATACAATAACGCATTGAAAGTAGGTAACCTGCAGATACTCCCTGAACTTGAAAATGGGATAAAAACAAAGGCCTCAAAGTTGGGCTTTAACATGTCAGACGACTTTAAACAAGCTCTAGAAGAACTCCATCTTAGGTTACATGAAATCGAAAACGATATAATACCCCTTGGACTTCACAGTCTCGGTAAAATCCTCAGTGGAGAAGAACTTGTCGAAGAGGTTTTCACCATAACATCCTCAAGGTCAGATTTCCTCGAAAATGTGAAAAGAAAACTATACCCTTCAATAGCAATAGGCTATCCTGAAATGTCCAATGACGCCTCCTATGAAGATGAAGTGAAAAATATTAAGGAAACAGCGAAAGAATGGATAAGGAGTATAATAAATGGTACAATACCAGTGGGTATCGAAGCTAACGACTTGGAATTCATAAATGATACAATAAATAAAATCAGAGCAAATAAGGAATGGCAAAATCTCCTAGATGCACTCAATGGCGGGTTTGTAGAGCCTGGATTGGCCGGGGACCCTGCATGGAATGACGTATTGCCAACAGGCGTTAACTTCTATGCTGCTAACCCCAAGAAGATGCCAACAAAGGCTGCATGGGAAACCGCCAAAAAGATCGTGGATAAGTTACTTGCAGACTATTATAAGGTTCATGGAAAGTTCCCAGAGCTTGTAGGGATGGTCATGTGGGGCACGGAATTATTACGGACTGACGGTCTTGCAATAGCAGAATTCTTATACTTGCTCGGTGTGAAGCCTGAGTGGAACTCTAATGGTGATGTGAAGCCAGAACCTGTTCTTATGAGCCCATCAGAGCTTAAGATAGTCATTGATGGCGTGGAAATGCAAAGGCCTCGTGTTGATGTTTTCGTAACTGCTGTCACAGGATACCAGGGATGGATAGATTTGATGAATAGGGCTGTTGAACTCGCAGTTTCAGCTAATGACACCATAAATTACGTTAAAAGGCACTATGATGAGTGCCAGTCCCTTGACAGGGTATTCGGTCTTAGGGGGCTTGTACTTGAAGGTACAGGGGTTTCAGATCTCCTACCCAACACTTCAAAGTGGGAGGCCACAAGTGAACTTGCCGATGTTTATCTTTCCAGGGTTTCATATGCTTGGAAGTCAACAGCCACTGGCATTAGTATACAGCAGAACAAGGGGACTTTCCAATATCTGCTCAAAAATATGGATCTCATGACACAAAATCTTGACAGTACTTGGCGTTTGCTCGACACAGACGATTACTATGACTGGTTTGGTGGAATGTTACTAGCTTCAAGGCAATTAGGTGGCAATCCAGAAACCTCACTTGTGGATATAAGGAACAAAAATAATATTGCCACAAGGAGCATCAAGGAAGAAATTGAATTGGAGATAAGATCCCAGCTCCTTAATCCAAAATACATGGATTCTCTTCTTAGTTCTCCAAGTGGTTGGATGGAATATGCTTCAAGGTACAAAAATGCATTTGCAGTAGCTGTGACCAGCAATTCTATAAGTGAACAATTATGGACTCAAATGGCTGAAAACCTTTTAACGCCAAGATTTGGCGCTCCAGGACCTTATGGGGCTTTTGCTGTTCAGTCAATGATTGGATGGGTGCTTGAAGCCAATAGGCGCGGTATATGGACTCCAAGTAACAGTGGGTTGGTAACAAAACTTGTAGACAAGTACATAGAAATTGCAAACCAGTATGGTGTTGTCTGTTGCCACCACACTTGTAGTAATATTGTGTTTAATCAGTGGATTGTGAGTGTTTCATCGTTAAATTCCGCGGCTCTTCAAAAGTTTGTGGGTGTATTCGGAGCTGTTACAGGAGTTGGGATTACTGTTCCTGGACAAGCAAGCACCGGAACACCCGGAACACCAGGGGCTCCGGGGCCAAGTCCGGGTTACACGGGCACTACAGGAACAGGAAGCCAAGTTTCAGGGAGAGTAGGAACTTTTGGGACAGCTACACTTGGAGTGGTTGCAGCAGGTGCGGCTGGGTCAGCAGGAAGTTCAAGTGGAGGGCCAGGGAAAACTGGCAAAGTTTTTGAAGTTTCAGCATCACAGAGTGGAGGTTCAGGGAGTCAAATGCCATTCTATGCACTCTTGGGTGTCATAGGCATCGTGGCTCTCATAGGCGCTGGTTACTTCCTCAAAGGACATGGAAAACTGTGA
- a CDS encoding adenosine-specific kinase: protein MEIKVVELEFEEDINFILGQSHFIKTVEDLYEAIVNTVPHAKFGIAFAEASGDCLVRHAGNDEELEELAADKMLDIAAGHSFLILLRNAFPINVLQRIKDVPEVVNIFCATANPVQVLLVETQQGRGIIGVIDGESPRKIEKEEDIIQRKQFLRKIGYKF from the coding sequence ATGGAGATAAAAGTGGTAGAACTAGAATTTGAAGAAGACATAAATTTTATACTTGGTCAAAGCCACTTCATAAAAACAGTTGAAGACCTATATGAGGCTATAGTGAATACAGTACCCCATGCAAAATTTGGAATCGCATTCGCAGAGGCATCAGGGGATTGCCTCGTAAGACATGCAGGTAATGATGAAGAATTGGAAGAACTTGCAGCCGACAAAATGCTCGATATAGCGGCTGGACACTCATTCCTCATACTCTTAAGAAACGCTTTCCCAATAAACGTGCTTCAACGCATAAAAGATGTTCCAGAAGTTGTTAACATCTTCTGCGCAACAGCCAACCCAGTACAAGTACTCCTAGTCGAAACACAACAGGGCAGGGGGATCATAGGAGTAATAGATGGTGAAAGTCCACGTAAAATAGAAAAAGAAGAAGACATAATCCAGAGAAAACAATTCTTAAGGAAAATCGGCTACAAATTCTGA